ACTAGCTGCAATGTCCAAGCGGCGATGCATGATGAGCTACAGGCGCCGTGATGCTGACCGGCTGCCACTGGTCACCAGCGCACTGGAGCCGCGTGTACGCCATTCGTGGAATCTGTGTGCGAGCCAGCGACGTGTGCGTATGAGGCAGATCCAGTCATCGACAAGCTAACAATAGACTTGGAGGAACCAACAGAGCTGTTGCAATAATGCGATTAACCTGTGTAGAGCTCGGCAGTTTCCGAAGCAGCATGTCACCAACACAGACGTCGTTGCTCATATGGCAAGCAACGCATGAAGACACAGTCGATGTCGGAATACCTGTCTAAAAAATTTGGAACCTGTTCCACCACCAACACATCACGCATGCTCTATGCCGGATTCACCTTCGACTCAGTGTGGTCTTTCGGAGTGGGACGCGGGGGTTTGGAGGGAGGATAGAAAGGAGGGTAGGGCATCATCGGAGGGTAGGGCATCATGGGGGGGTAGGGCATCATGGGGGGGTAGGGCATCATGGGAGGGTAAGGCTTCATTGGCGGGTGAGGGTGGTGTGGGCGGTTGTcctcagaagagaagctgtgTTCTTCGGAGGAGCTGGACGGACGAGGAGGGTGCGGGTGGTGGGGCGGGTGAGGATGGTGCGGAGGGTGAGGGTGGTGGGGAGGGCGGGGGTGGTGgggaggacgaggcggaCGGTCGTTGCCTTCTTCGGAGCTGTCAGAGGAGCTGTCAGAGGAGCTGTCGGAGGAGCTGTCGGAGTAGGATTCAGAGGAATGCGGGTGATGGTGAT
The DNA window shown above is from Toxoplasma gondii ME49 unplaced genomic scaffold asmbl.55, whole genome shotgun sequence and carries:
- a CDS encoding hypothetical protein (encoded by transcript TGME49_281350~Signal peptide predicted by SignalP 2.0 HMM (probability 1.000) with cleavage site probability 0.937 at residue 23), whose amino-acid sequence is MMGLRKCMLAFGVAAALAAPALAADQETTFLQKDSESAVTIAEEDPKVDPRFVSLFAGWFDVMCDLMYRKYMYNYGAYVPPPSQPPHHHHHHHHHHHHPHSSESYSDSSSDSSSDSSSDSSEEGNDRPPRPPHHPRPPHHPHPPHHPHPPHHPHPPRPSSSSEEHSFSSEDNRPHHPHPPMKPYPPMMPYPPMMPYPPMMPYPPMMPYPPFYPPSKPPRPTPKDHTESKVNPA